GAGCGGCGTTCGAGGCAAGGCATGGCCTTGATCGCCGGGCACAGAAGCCGGGCGAATCGCGTGACGACTTCGCCAAGCGCCTCGTGGATGAACTCCCCGACAAGCGCGCGTTCCTGCTCGACTTCATGACTAAACAGCCCCCCCGCCGCCGCCCGACCAGTCAGCCCGCCGGACCGCTGCAACTGCAGGACGTGACGATCGACCCTTCCGGCACCACCGCCACCGCAAAGCTGGTCCGCAAGGGCCGCGACGGGTCGACGATGTCGCAGGAGGTCAAGTTCGAGAAGATCGACGGCTCCTGGCGCATCGCAACGATGATGATGTACTGAACCCGCTGGGTGCCATAGGCGGTGCGCCGCCCGTGTCCCCGTGGCACGGGTTTTCAACCCGTGTCTTCGCTGCAGAACACGGGATGCAAACCCGTGCCACTTCAAACTGACCCACTACCGGCAGCCGAGTGCCACGGGCGGTACGCCGCCCGTGTCTTCGATCTGAGCTCGGAACACGGCGGTCACCCCACCCGCTTCGCCACCACCTGCAGATGCCCCGCCCTCGCGGCGGACGCGGGATCTTTCGCCAACGTCGCCTCCAGCTTTAACAGCCGTTCCACGGCGTTCTCGGCTTGCAGTAAAAACTTATTGGAACGCACCGGGATGATCGGCTTTCCCGCGACCGTGATCACCTCGAACCCGGCGTGCTCGAAGAGTTTGCGCAAACTCGTCGGCGTGAACATTGTCAGTTCGAAGCGTTCTTCCTTGGCGGCCGTCAGCCAGCGGGTTTTGCCGGTTTGGATGAAGTCTTCCAACGCAGTCAGGTTGCCGCGTTCGACGAAGTGGTCGACGGCGGCGAGCTTGCTGTCGGCGGTGGCGATGACGTGGCCGCCGGGGGCGCAGATGCGGAACATCTCGCGGGCGGCGCGGACGGGGTCGGTGCAGATGGACAGGGGGTCGCCCATCGCCAGGGTCAGGCCGAAGGTGTCGCTGGGCAGCTCTGGCATGTCGACGATGTCGGCGACGGCGAGGGTGGCCTTCTTCGCCCGCGCGGGGGGCATGTCGGCCAGCTTCAGGCGCGTCTGCTCGATCATGGCGGCGGCGTGGTCGGCGAAGGTGGTGGCGTAGCCGCTCTTCAACAGCTTCAGGCCCCACTTGCCGGTGCCACAGCCTAGGTCGCAGCACTGGGTGGCGAGGTCGCGCGGCAGATAGGGTTTGACCATCCGCCAGGTCAGCTCATCGTGGAACGCCCAGTAGGGGTCGTCGTAAATCGCGTCGTACTGCCGGGCGACGCGGTCGTGGTATTTGCGGGAGGGATCGCGGGCCATAGTAGCTGTCGGTTGTACGGGGAAGGGATGGGAGATGACAAGGTGAGGGGGTGTCTTACGTTCTCTGGGCCATTGAATCTTAAAATGAAATCCCAAGCCCCAATGACCAACAAATGACCAAGCACCAAATCCCAATCGGAAATGCGTGCTCGGTGTCTGCCTTTGTGGGCTCGGTGTCCTCTGTGGTTCAATCGCTTTGATTCACTGAACCCGCCTGCATCGATAGGATACCGCCCAACAGGAGAGACCATGACCGACGAGGGCAGCGTTCAACGGCACAAACTATCGCACGCGGTCGCGGAGCTGCCGTCGTGGAAGAAACGCCTGCTGGCGCTGGCGATGATGGCGGCGTTGATCGGCGGTGGCGCGCAACTGGCGACGATGTTTACGGCCACGCAGCGGTCGGTCACCGAGACGCCGCCGCCGGCGCGGGTGGAGGCGTCGGAGCGGATGCCAGATGGGGCGTCGGGGTTTCTGAATGGGCAGCCGAGTTCGGGCTCACGAACAGAAGTTGTTCACACTGTCGACATCGACGAGGTTGAACTGTCCCACACCGAACGCATCGCGGGCTGGATGTTCCGCGTGGGCTTAGCGGTGTTCGTGGGCGTGATCGTGGGGACGGTCTTCCGCATGTTCATCAAGACGATGGCCGCGTTGGCGGCGATCATCGTGACGGCGATCGTGGTGCTGTCGTACTTCAAGGTGATCAACGTCGAC
This region of Tepidisphaeraceae bacterium genomic DNA includes:
- a CDS encoding class I SAM-dependent methyltransferase, whose translation is MARDPSRKYHDRVARQYDAIYDDPYWAFHDELTWRMVKPYLPRDLATQCCDLGCGTGKWGLKLLKSGYATTFADHAAAMIEQTRLKLADMPPARAKKATLAVADIVDMPELPSDTFGLTLAMGDPLSICTDPVRAAREMFRICAPGGHVIATADSKLAAVDHFVERGNLTALEDFIQTGKTRWLTAAKEERFELTMFTPTSLRKLFEHAGFEVITVAGKPIIPVRSNKFLLQAENAVERLLKLEATLAKDPASAARAGHLQVVAKRVG
- a CDS encoding FUN14 domain-containing protein encodes the protein MTDEGSVQRHKLSHAVAELPSWKKRLLALAMMAALIGGGAQLATMFTATQRSVTETPPPARVEASERMPDGASGFLNGQPSSGSRTEVVHTVDIDEVELSHTERIAGWMFRVGLAVFVGVIVGTVFRMFIKTMAALAAIIVTAIVVLSYFKVINVDFTTMKDNYDSVAGWAQSQAVKLKDLVLAALPSTTSAAIGFFLGFKR